The sequence GCGCGCGCAGAAAGCCAAGTTGCTCGGCTTCGACAACTACGCCGCCTACAGCCTGGGCGACCAGATGGCCAAGACCCCGGATGCGGCGCTGAAACTGCTGACCGACACCGTGCCGGCGGCCACTGCCAAGGCACGCCGCGAAGTGGGCGAGATGCAGAAGGTGATCGACACGCAGAAAGGAGATTTCAAGCTCGCCGCGTCCGACTGGGACTTCTACGCCGAACAGGTGCGCAAGGCCAAGTACGACCTGGACGAGTCGCAGATCAAGCCGTACTTCGAGCTGGACAACGTGCTGCAGAACGGCGTGTTTTATGCAGCCACGCAGTTGTACGGCATCACCTTCAAGCAGCGCACCGACATCCCGACCTACCACGCCGACATGAAGGTGTACGAAGTCTTTGATGCCGACGGCACCTCGCTGGCGCTGTTCTATACCGACTACTTCAAGCGCGACAGCAAGTCCGGTGGCGCGTGGATGGACGTGTTCGTCGAACAGGATGGCCTCACCGGCGCAAAGCCGGTGGTCTACAACGTCTGCAACTTCACCAAGCCCGCGGCCGGCCAGCCGGCGTTGCTGAGTTTCGACGACGTCACCACGCTGTTCCATGAGTTCGGCCACGCGCTGCACGGCATGTTCTCCAAGGTGAAATACCCCTCGATCGCCGGCACCAGCACCTCGCGCGATTTTGTGGAATTCCCCTCGCAGTTCAACGAGCACTGGGCCTCCGATCCCAAGGTCTTCGCCAACTACGCCAAGCATTATCAAACCGGTGCAGCGATGCCGGCCGAGCTGGTGGAAAAGATCAAGAAGGCCAAGACCTTCAACAGCGGGTACGCCACCACCGAATACCTGTCGGCGGCGTTGCTCGATCTGGCCTGGCACACCCAGCCAGCCGATGCGCCGCTGCAGGACGTGAGCAAGTTCGAGGCCGATGCGCTCAAGCGTTTCAAGGTCGATCTGGCCGAAGTGCCCCCGCGGTATCGCAGCACCTATTTCGACCACATCTGGGGCGGCGGTTACTCGGCCGGTTACTACGCGTACTTCTGGTCGGAAGTGCTCGATGACGATGCGTTCGAATGGTTCAAGGAAAACGGCGGCCTGACCCGCAAGAACGGCGACACCTTCCGCGCCAAGATTCTCTCGCGCGGCAACGCGGTCGATTTGGCCACGTTGTACCGCGATTTCCGCGGCAAGGATCCCGGCGTCAAGGCGCTACTGGAAAATCGTGGGCTGACCGAGTGATCGGCAGCCTCCAATGAGGCATCGAAACGGGATGGCGGTGCCATCCCGTTTCGTTTGTGACGCCACATATTCGGTATTTGCGGGGTGTCACGCAGGCCTCCTCCAGATACTGCACTACCGCCAACGCTGCGCATCGCTGCGTAGGGCGTGCCTTCCTTAATTCAGAGCATGATGCCTGAGGTCTAGGTAGCGGTGCTGTGCCCGATTACCTGTTCTGCAGGAGCAAGACACCATGCAACGCTCGCTCATCCTGGCTGTCGCCGTCACCTTTGCGTTGGCCGCATGTTCGGACAAAAGCTCCCCGCGCGCATCATCGGCTACCGAAGCTGCCCCAACGACGACCACTGGCTCCGATCTGTCGTCCAACCCGCTGCTCGCACCCAGCACGCTGCCACTGCAGGCGCCGCCGTTCGACAAGATTCGCGACAGCGACTATCTGCCTGCCTTCGAAGAAGGCATTCGCCTGGCCCGTGACGAGTTGCACAAGATCACCGAGAATCCCGAGCCGCCCACCTTCGAAAACACGGTGGAAGCCTTGGAGCGCAGCGGTGCAACGCTCGGCTACGTCTCCAACGTGTTCTTTGGCATTTCAACTGCCGACACCAACGACGCGCGGCGGAAAATCGAAGAAGACATCGGCCCAAAGCTGGCTGCGTTCGGTGATGAGATCGCACTGGATGCCAAGCTCTTTGCACGCTTCAAAGCCGTTTACGATCGGCGCGACACGCTTGCACTGACGCCGGAACAACAGCGCCTGCTCGAGCGCGGCTACGACAACTTCATCGACGCCGGAGCACAGCTGTCCGACGCCGACAAAGCCACCTTGCGCAAACTCAACCTGGAAGAGACCAACCTCACCACCCAGTACCACAATAAATTGACGGCTGCGGCGTTGGCGGCTGCGGTCGTGGTGGACGACAGGGCGAAGCTCGCTGGCATGAGCGAGGAAGAGATCGCCGCCGCTGCGGCTGCCGCCAAGGCGCGCAAGCTTGAGGGCAAGTATCTGCTGAGCCTTCAAAGCACCACTCAGCAACCGGTGCTGGCGTCGCTGAAAGATCGCGCATTGCGTGCGCAGGTCCTGCAGGCTTCAAAAAAACGGGCCGAACAAGGCGACGCCAACGACACCCGTGACACCATCAAGCGCCTGTTGGAGGTACGTGCCGAGCGCGCCAGGCTGCTTGGATACGACAGCTATGCCGCCTACAGCCTGCGTGACCAGATGGCCAAGACGCCGCAGGCGGCACTCAAGTTGCTGACCGACACCGTGCCGGCCGCCACGGCCAAGGCACGACGCGAAGCGGCACGCATCCAGGCGCTGATCGATGCGCAGCATGGCGGCTTCACGCTGGCGGCGTCGGACTGGGACTTTTACGCCGAGCAGGTGCGCAAAGCCAAGTACGATCTGGACCAGTCGCAGATCAAGCCATATTTCGCCCTGGACACCGTGCTCAATGACGGGGTCTTCTATGCGGCCACGCAGCTGTATGGGCTCACCTTCAAGCAGCGCACGGATATCCCGACCTATCACCCAGACGTGAAGGTCTACGAAGTCTTCGACGTGGATGGCGCCTCATTAGCCTTGTTCTACACCGACTACTTTCAGCGTGAGAGCAAGTCCGGTGGCTCGTGGGCAGGTTCGCTGGTCCAGCGCAATGGGCTCACCGGCGCCAAGTCGGTGGTCTACAACGTGTGCAACTACACCAAGCCGGCCGATGGGCAGCCCGCGTTGCTGAGCATGGAAGAGGTCACCACGATGTTTCATGAATTCGGGCATGCACTGCACTACATGCTGTCGACAACGAAGTACTCCTCATTGGACAGCGCCCATGTGCCGCGCGATTTCGCCGAGTTTCCTTCGCAGTTCAACGAGCACTGGGCGACCGATCCGGCAGTGTTCGCGCATTACGCAAGGCATTACAAAACCGGAGCTGCGATGCCGGAGGCATTGGTGCAGAAATTGAAGGCTGCAAGGAC comes from Xanthomonas vesicatoria ATCC 35937 and encodes:
- the dcp gene encoding peptidyl-dipeptidase Dcp produces the protein MSRTVVLAAAITLALAACSGKEPSGKESTTVPEKTTTPAADAAPNPLLSASTLPFQAPPFDKIKDADYLPAFEEGMRLHLADIRKIADNPEAPTFDNTIEAMERSGETLTRVLRIFFGLVQADTSDARQKIQEEIAPKLAAHQDEINLDPKLFARVKTIYDQRDTLNLEPEQKRLVERDYEDLVRSGAQLSDADKDSLRKLNVEETTLSTQFHTRLVAASAAGAVVVDDKAKLDGLSEGDIAAAADAAKARKLDGKYLLTLQNTTQQPVLASLKDRQLRADVLKASETRAEKGDANDTRQTIQRLAQLRAQKAKLLGFDNYAAYSLGDQMAKTPDAALKLLTDTVPAATAKARREVGEMQKVIDTQKGDFKLAASDWDFYAEQVRKAKYDLDESQIKPYFELDNVLQNGVFYAATQLYGITFKQRTDIPTYHADMKVYEVFDADGTSLALFYTDYFKRDSKSGGAWMDVFVEQDGLTGAKPVVYNVCNFTKPAAGQPALLSFDDVTTLFHEFGHALHGMFSKVKYPSIAGTSTSRDFVEFPSQFNEHWASDPKVFANYAKHYQTGAAMPAELVEKIKKAKTFNSGYATTEYLSAALLDLAWHTQPADAPLQDVSKFEADALKRFKVDLAEVPPRYRSTYFDHIWGGGYSAGYYAYFWSEVLDDDAFEWFKENGGLTRKNGDTFRAKILSRGNAVDLATLYRDFRGKDPGVKALLENRGLTE
- a CDS encoding M3 family metallopeptidase, translating into MQRSLILAVAVTFALAACSDKSSPRASSATEAAPTTTTGSDLSSNPLLAPSTLPLQAPPFDKIRDSDYLPAFEEGIRLARDELHKITENPEPPTFENTVEALERSGATLGYVSNVFFGISTADTNDARRKIEEDIGPKLAAFGDEIALDAKLFARFKAVYDRRDTLALTPEQQRLLERGYDNFIDAGAQLSDADKATLRKLNLEETNLTTQYHNKLTAAALAAAVVVDDRAKLAGMSEEEIAAAAAAAKARKLEGKYLLSLQSTTQQPVLASLKDRALRAQVLQASKKRAEQGDANDTRDTIKRLLEVRAERARLLGYDSYAAYSLRDQMAKTPQAALKLLTDTVPAATAKARREAARIQALIDAQHGGFTLAASDWDFYAEQVRKAKYDLDQSQIKPYFALDTVLNDGVFYAATQLYGLTFKQRTDIPTYHPDVKVYEVFDVDGASLALFYTDYFQRESKSGGSWAGSLVQRNGLTGAKSVVYNVCNYTKPADGQPALLSMEEVTTMFHEFGHALHYMLSTTKYSSLDSAHVPRDFAEFPSQFNEHWATDPAVFAHYARHYKTGAAMPEALVQKLKAARTFNSGYLVTESLSAQIVDLALHGRPATEKMQDVSAFQADTLKRFKVDLPEVPPRYSASYFDHIWSRGYAASYYAYFWSEVIDDDAFDWISKNGGLTRKNGDLFRAKILAPGNSVDVTKLYRDFRGRDPSVKALLESRGLTE